The genomic interval CGAACCTGTGGCGCGACGAAGGGGTCTGCTATCTGCAGGACCTGTTCACCGCACCCGAGGCGCGCGGCCGCGGCATCGCCCGCGCCCTGATCGAGGCCGTCTATGCCGAGGCCGACCGGGCCGGCGTCCCCGCCGTCTATTGGCTGACGGCCGAGGACAACTATCCCGGCCGCATGCTCTACGACCGGGTTGGCCAGAAGTCGCCCTTCATCCGCTACAACCGCAAGCTGTAATGCAAAGGGCGGCCCGAAGGCCGCCCCCGCGATCCGCTGTCCCTCGCCTTAGCGCAGGCCGGTGGCTTCCAGCAGGCCCTTGCGCTTGGCCTCGTAGTAATAGCCGCGGGCATACCATTTCACCGCGGCATCCTTGTTGCCGTCGGCGACCATATAGGCGCCGCGCAGGTATTTGACGCCGTATTTCAGGTTCGTCTCGGCATCCAGCAGCCCGGCGGGCGAGCCGCGATAGCCCATGCCCCGCGCGGTGGCGGGCAGGATCTGCATCAGCCCGTAATAGGGGCCGTTGCGGGCGCCGGGGCGATGGGTCGATTCGCGGATGATGACGCGCTGCACCAGATCGACGGGCACATCGTATTCCGCGGCATATTTGTGGATGAGCCGGCGCAGCTCCGGTGTCTCGTTCGGGTGCAGCGCAGCGACCTGGGCCGCCGAGGCGCGGGGTTCGACCAGATAGCGGCGGTCGGGATCGACCCGATTGTCGCCGCAGGCGCTGACAGCCAGAACGCCGCTCAGCGCCAACAGTGCGATAATGGATTTCATGACTGCCCCTTGGCTTTTCATTGCCCGAAGGATTAGCCACAGCCGCCGGAGTCGGGGAATGCAAAAGAAAGGGCCGCCCGGTTCGGGGCGGCCCATCGGCGGATTATTGCCGCAGCGCGGCGGCGGTTTCGGTGAAGTTCCGCCGATCAGGCGTGAATTGCGCCGTCGCCGCAGGCCAGCGCCGCCTCGCGCACCGCTTCCGAACAGGTCGGATGCGCGTGGCAGGTCAGGGCGATGTCCTGGGCCGCAGCGCCGAATTCCATCGCCACGCAGATCTCGTGGATCATCTCGCCGGCATTCGGGCCGATGATGTGGCAGCCCAGGACCCGGTCGGTTTCCGCATCGGCGATCAGCTTGACGAAGCCCTCGGCCTGGAACAGGGCCTTGGCGCGGGCATTGCCCATGAAGGGGAACTTGCCGACCTTGACCTTGCGGCCGCTTTCCTTCGCGGCCTCTTCGGTCAGGCCGACCGAGGCGACCTCCGGCGTGGTATAGATCACGCCGGGGATGACGTCATAGTTCACATGGCCATGCTTGCCGGCGATGACTTCGGCCACCGCCATGCCCTCG from Paracoccus sp. MA carries:
- a CDS encoding GNAT family N-acetyltransferase, which codes for MIRALRPEDRKGWQRLYEGYQAFYGFDDRPPSFYDRAFARLMARDPRDFHGLVAESDGRLLGLTHYVFHPNLWRDEGVCYLQDLFTAPEARGRGIARALIEAVYAEADRAGVPAVYWLTAEDNYPGRMLYDRVGQKSPFIRYNRKL
- a CDS encoding lytic transglycosylase domain-containing protein, with product MKSIIALLALSGVLAVSACGDNRVDPDRRYLVEPRASAAQVAALHPNETPELRRLIHKYAAEYDVPVDLVQRVIIRESTHRPGARNGPYYGLMQILPATARGMGYRGSPAGLLDAETNLKYGVKYLRGAYMVADGNKDAAVKWYARGYYYEAKRKGLLEATGLR